A genome region from Corynebacterium uberis includes the following:
- a CDS encoding VIT1/CCC1 transporter family protein translates to MNDHDHPGAQPGGSPDGQPHSSQPGAANQPTRSQVKRWRRYLANERAEAAVYRELAHNKTGEEREILLRLAEAETRHESYWHDKLGEYVGMPRQPSLATRFMGLLARRFGSVFVLAMMQTAETRTPYVTDEDASAQIAADERIHAEVVRGLASRGRESMSGDFRAAVFGANDGLVSNLALVLGVLGSGMSSNVVLLTGVSGLLSGALSMAAGEYISVRSQTELLEASTPHPKTYAVVSELDVDANELALVYRARGMDRAAAEQRAREAFERIDAAGAAEAATDGLGGWDAAAAAGTSNPWTAALSSFLCFASGALVPVLPFLFGAGTTVGAIVAVVLVSLALMFTGGLTGVLSGKPPLVRAVRQLAIGLGAAGVTWALGRAFGAIVG, encoded by the coding sequence GTGAACGACCACGACCATCCCGGCGCCCAGCCGGGCGGCTCTCCAGATGGCCAGCCACACAGCTCGCAGCCTGGCGCAGCCAACCAACCGACCCGGTCACAGGTCAAGCGGTGGCGGCGCTACCTAGCCAACGAGCGCGCGGAGGCCGCCGTCTACCGGGAACTGGCCCACAACAAGACCGGCGAGGAGCGCGAAATCCTGCTGCGCCTGGCAGAGGCAGAAACGCGCCACGAGTCCTATTGGCACGACAAGCTGGGCGAATACGTGGGCATGCCCCGGCAGCCCTCCCTGGCTACCCGCTTTATGGGGCTGCTCGCCCGGCGCTTCGGTTCCGTCTTTGTCCTGGCCATGATGCAGACCGCGGAAACCCGAACCCCGTATGTGACCGATGAGGACGCCTCCGCGCAGATCGCCGCCGATGAGCGCATCCACGCCGAGGTGGTGCGCGGGCTGGCCAGCCGCGGGCGCGAGTCCATGTCCGGCGATTTTCGGGCGGCGGTGTTCGGCGCCAACGATGGCCTGGTGTCCAACCTTGCGCTTGTGCTGGGTGTGCTCGGCTCGGGGATGAGCAGCAACGTCGTGCTGCTCACCGGGGTCAGCGGCCTGCTGTCCGGGGCACTGTCCATGGCCGCCGGAGAATACATCTCCGTGCGCTCCCAGACCGAGCTTTTAGAGGCCTCTACGCCCCACCCCAAGACCTACGCGGTGGTCTCCGAGCTGGACGTAGATGCCAATGAGCTGGCGCTGGTCTACCGGGCCCGCGGCATGGATCGCGCCGCAGCGGAGCAGCGCGCCCGCGAGGCATTTGAGCGTATCGACGCCGCCGGCGCCGCGGAGGCCGCCACCGACGGGCTCGGCGGCTGGGACGCTGCCGCCGCGGCCGGCACGTCTAACCCGTGGACCGCGGCGCTGTCGAGCTTCCTGTGCTTTGCCTCCGGCGCGCTGGTGCCGGTGCTGCCATTCCTCTTCGGGGCGGGCACCACCGTGGGGGCCATCGTTGCGGTGGTGCTGGTCTCCCTGGCGCTGATGTTTACCGGGGGCTTAACCGGCGTGCTGTCCGGAAAGCCGCCGCTGGTGCGCGCTGTGCGCCAGCTTGCCATCGGCCTGGGCGCCGCGGGGGTGACGTGGGCTCTGGGCCGCGCTTTCGGGGCGATCGTCGGCTAG
- a CDS encoding isoprenyl transferase produces MDNTLTPPDIPAEFLPRHIALVMDGNGRWAQQRGMNRTEGHKRGEAVLMEAVDACLAMGVPYLSAYAFSTENWRRSADEVRFLMGFSRDVLRRERDILHSKNVRIRWAGRRPRLWRSVIRELEAAEELTRNNTAMTLVMCVNYGGRAEILDATRALAQQVAHGTLRPDQITEGHLAAAMYDPDMPDVDLFLRPSGEKRTSNFLLWQSAYAELVFQDKLFPDYTAEDLFRAVEEYARRDRRFGGTR; encoded by the coding sequence GTGGATAACACCCTGACGCCTCCGGATATTCCCGCCGAGTTCCTGCCCCGGCACATCGCCCTGGTCATGGACGGCAACGGCCGCTGGGCTCAGCAGCGCGGCATGAACCGCACCGAGGGCCACAAGCGCGGCGAAGCCGTCCTCATGGAGGCCGTCGATGCGTGCCTGGCCATGGGGGTGCCCTACCTGTCCGCCTATGCGTTTTCCACCGAAAACTGGCGGCGCAGCGCAGACGAGGTCCGCTTCCTCATGGGCTTTTCCCGGGACGTGTTGCGCCGGGAGCGTGACATCCTGCACTCCAAGAACGTGCGCATCCGCTGGGCGGGGCGGCGCCCCAGGTTGTGGCGCTCCGTTATCCGCGAGCTTGAGGCGGCCGAAGAACTGACCCGCAACAACACCGCCATGACGCTGGTCATGTGCGTCAACTACGGCGGCCGCGCCGAAATCCTCGACGCCACGCGCGCGCTGGCGCAGCAGGTAGCCCACGGCACGCTGCGCCCGGACCAGATCACTGAGGGCCACCTCGCAGCGGCGATGTATGACCCGGACATGCCGGACGTGGACCTGTTCTTGCGCCCCTCCGGGGAGAAGCGCACCTCCAACTTCCTTTTGTGGCAGTCGGCCTACGCGGAGCTGGTCTTCCAGGACAAGCTCTTCCCGGACTACACGGCCGAGGACCTGTTCCGCGCGGTCGAGGAATACGCCCGCCGGGATCGCCGCTTCGGGGGCACGCGCTAG
- the recO gene encoding DNA repair protein RecO — MARRESFRDRALVLRTYDFAEADRIVVLLTRDHGIVRAVAKGVRRARSRFGSRVQLFVDLDVNLYAGRNLATITAADTVTYFGSGIIERYETYAAACAVLESAERIAPAETGADPYLYTAVCTTLARLQRAPDPDLVLIAFLLQAMGHAGWALSLFNCASCGARGPHHAFHPGAGGAVCVHCRPPGAAEVDPQVLHLMWLLAQDSLDAARELIATSAAGPSLLDAAHRLTAAHVRWHLERTVRAFDVFSRG, encoded by the coding sequence GTGGCCCGCCGCGAGAGCTTCCGGGATCGCGCGCTGGTCCTGCGCACCTATGATTTCGCTGAGGCGGACCGCATTGTTGTCCTGCTGACCCGCGACCACGGGATCGTCCGGGCTGTGGCCAAGGGGGTGCGCCGGGCCCGGTCCCGCTTTGGCTCCCGCGTCCAGCTCTTCGTCGACCTGGACGTCAACCTGTATGCCGGGCGCAACCTGGCCACCATCACCGCGGCGGATACCGTCACCTACTTTGGCTCCGGGATCATTGAGCGCTATGAAACCTACGCGGCGGCCTGCGCCGTGCTCGAATCGGCGGAGCGGATAGCGCCGGCAGAAACCGGGGCGGACCCCTACCTGTACACCGCCGTGTGCACCACCCTGGCTCGCCTCCAGCGGGCCCCGGATCCGGACCTGGTGCTCATCGCTTTTCTGCTCCAGGCCATGGGGCATGCGGGCTGGGCGCTGAGCCTGTTTAACTGCGCCTCCTGCGGCGCCCGCGGACCCCACCATGCGTTTCATCCCGGTGCGGGCGGCGCCGTGTGCGTGCACTGCCGGCCCCCGGGCGCGGCGGAGGTAGATCCGCAGGTCCTGCACCTGATGTGGCTGCTGGCCCAGGACAGCCTCGACGCGGCGCGGGAGCTGATCGCCACCAGCGCGGCGGGGCCCTCGCTTCTCGACGCCGCCCACCGCCTCACCGCGGCACACGTACGCTGGCACCTCGAACGCACCGTCCGCGCCTTTGACGTGTTTAGCCGCGGCTAA
- a CDS encoding YdcF family protein gives MRPIPALLAAVAFSAAASYPLRVLAAATIPAPARRRNTEPTIAVLGTAQYNGRASRQFAARLRWAAHLHQRSGAAVVTLGSRLPGDQWTEAAVGQRWLARRGVDKRAITALPEGNDTRGSLEALAQAIDGPVAIVTDPNHCARTAALCTQLGLAAALYPTPWCPSTFPRKAWWLTLLHECGGLLVVDVARAVGWPAATRLEAVLRQVAATVRPSRRARIDYLRRQDDQTPPQDQPQ, from the coding sequence ATGAGACCCATACCGGCACTGCTTGCCGCAGTCGCCTTCAGCGCCGCCGCCAGCTACCCCCTGCGGGTGCTTGCCGCCGCCACCATCCCCGCGCCCGCCCGCCGCCGCAACACGGAGCCGACCATTGCCGTGCTAGGAACCGCCCAGTACAACGGCCGGGCATCCCGGCAGTTCGCCGCGCGGCTGCGCTGGGCGGCCCACCTGCATCAGCGCAGCGGCGCCGCCGTGGTGACCTTGGGCTCGCGGCTGCCGGGCGACCAGTGGACGGAGGCCGCGGTGGGGCAGCGCTGGTTGGCGCGACGGGGCGTCGATAAGCGGGCAATTACCGCCCTGCCGGAGGGCAATGACACGCGCGGATCGCTCGAGGCGCTCGCGCAGGCTATCGACGGCCCCGTCGCCATCGTCACAGACCCCAACCACTGCGCGCGGACCGCCGCCCTGTGCACCCAGCTGGGCCTGGCCGCGGCGCTGTATCCCACCCCCTGGTGCCCCAGCACCTTCCCCCGCAAGGCGTGGTGGCTGACGCTGCTGCACGAATGCGGCGGCCTGCTGGTAGTAGACGTGGCGCGGGCGGTCGGCTGGCCGGCGGCCACTAGGCTGGAAGCGGTGCTCAGACAAGTCGCAGCCACCGTGCGCCCATCCCGACGCGCCCGCATCGACTACCTGCGCCGCCAAGACGACCAGACCCCACCACAGGACCAACCCCAGTGA
- a CDS encoding ArsR/SmtB family transcription factor — protein MATTQDKSPSEIESRRTAALFGALDSELRIRIIELLNNGDHFVHELVRALGKSQPLISQHLKVLKRSGIVESERHGREVIYRLVHPTVIQLIDQARALIAAIHQLPSEGPGPEPGLAPQHNAHASPVISLDTQRSSTPTHPNQHGPLAEDAGDAMAGRPAALTLSTSNDHADNPSPLRTRNAPGQGL, from the coding sequence ATGGCTACCACACAAGACAAGAGCCCCTCCGAGATTGAGTCACGGCGCACTGCCGCACTCTTCGGAGCACTTGATTCAGAACTACGAATCCGAATCATCGAACTGCTCAACAATGGCGATCATTTTGTCCACGAACTGGTTCGGGCGTTAGGAAAGTCCCAACCATTGATCAGCCAGCACCTCAAAGTGCTCAAACGCAGTGGCATCGTAGAATCTGAGCGGCACGGACGCGAGGTGATCTACCGACTAGTTCACCCCACCGTCATCCAGCTCATAGACCAAGCGCGCGCCCTCATTGCGGCCATTCACCAGCTACCCAGCGAAGGGCCCGGCCCCGAACCTGGGCTTGCGCCGCAGCACAATGCCCACGCCTCCCCGGTGATTTCCTTAGACACGCAACGTAGCAGCACACCAACCCACCCCAACCAGCACGGCCCGCTCGCCGAAGACGCCGGCGACGCCATGGCCGGGCGCCCCGCAGCATTGACGCTGAGCACCAGCAACGATCACGCGGACAACCCCTCTCCCCTGCGCACCCGCAATGCCCCAGGACAGGGCCTCTAA
- a CDS encoding glycine--tRNA ligase, which yields MAPTAQQSVIDTVVNLCKRRGLVYPAGEIYGGTRSAWDYGPLGVELKENIKRQWWRHMVTSRPDVVGVDTSVIQPRQVWVSSGHVEVFTDPLVESLHTHKRYRADHLLEAYEEKHGHPPVNGLADVNDPETGQPGNWTEPKAFSGLLKTFLGPVDDEEGLHYLRPETAQGIFINFKNVMTSARMKPPFGIANIGKSFRNEITPGNFIFRTREFEQMEMEFFVKPGEDEQWHQYWIDDRYNWYVDLGIDPENLRLYEHPAEKLSHYSKRTVDVEYAFGFPGSKWGELEGVANRTDYDLRVHSEGSGEDLSFFDQQTGQRWIPYCIEPAAGLGRSMMAFLVDAYTEDEAPNAKGGVDKRVVLKLDYRLSPVKVAVLPLSKKEPLAQKAQEVAESLRAYWNIDYDTSGAIGRRYRRQDEIGTPFCVTVDFDTLEDGAVTVRERDTMAQERVALDELHTYLAQRLIGC from the coding sequence ATGGCCCCCACGGCTCAGCAATCCGTCATCGACACAGTGGTCAACCTGTGTAAGCGGCGCGGTCTGGTCTATCCGGCCGGCGAAATCTATGGCGGCACGCGCTCTGCCTGGGACTACGGCCCCCTGGGCGTAGAGCTCAAGGAGAACATCAAGCGCCAGTGGTGGCGCCACATGGTCACGTCCCGCCCGGATGTGGTGGGCGTGGATACCTCGGTCATCCAGCCGCGCCAGGTGTGGGTGTCGTCTGGCCACGTGGAGGTCTTTACTGACCCCCTAGTCGAATCGCTGCACACCCACAAGCGCTATCGCGCCGACCACCTGCTGGAGGCCTACGAGGAAAAGCACGGCCACCCGCCGGTCAACGGGCTGGCGGATGTCAACGACCCGGAGACCGGCCAGCCGGGTAACTGGACCGAGCCGAAGGCGTTTTCTGGCCTGCTCAAGACGTTCCTGGGCCCGGTTGATGATGAAGAAGGCCTGCACTACCTGCGCCCCGAGACCGCGCAGGGGATCTTCATCAACTTCAAGAACGTGATGACCTCCGCGCGGATGAAGCCCCCGTTTGGCATCGCCAATATTGGTAAGTCCTTCCGCAATGAGATCACCCCGGGCAACTTCATCTTCCGCACCCGTGAGTTTGAGCAGATGGAGATGGAGTTCTTTGTCAAACCCGGGGAGGATGAGCAGTGGCACCAGTATTGGATCGACGATCGCTACAACTGGTACGTAGACCTGGGCATCGATCCGGAGAATCTGCGCCTTTATGAGCATCCAGCAGAAAAGCTGTCCCATTACTCCAAGCGCACCGTCGATGTGGAATATGCCTTCGGCTTCCCGGGCTCCAAGTGGGGCGAACTCGAAGGCGTTGCTAATCGCACGGACTATGACCTGCGGGTCCACTCGGAGGGCTCCGGGGAGGACTTGAGCTTCTTTGACCAGCAAACCGGCCAGCGCTGGATTCCCTATTGCATCGAGCCGGCGGCGGGCCTGGGCCGTTCCATGATGGCCTTCCTGGTGGACGCCTACACCGAGGATGAGGCGCCCAATGCCAAGGGCGGTGTGGACAAGCGCGTGGTGCTCAAGCTCGACTACCGGCTCTCTCCGGTCAAGGTCGCGGTGCTGCCCCTGTCTAAGAAGGAGCCGCTGGCCCAGAAGGCCCAGGAGGTTGCGGAGTCTCTGCGCGCCTATTGGAACATTGACTATGACACCTCCGGCGCGATTGGCCGCCGGTATCGTCGCCAGGATGAGATCGGCACCCCGTTCTGCGTGACGGTCGATTTTGACACGCTGGAAGATGGTGCCGTGACGGTGCGCGAGCGTGACACGATGGCTCAGGAGCGCGTGGCACTTGATGAGCTGCACACCTACCTTGCTCAGCGCCTGATTGGCTGTTAG
- the era gene encoding GTPase Era has translation MNSTDTPQGFRSGFVSFVGRPNTGKSTLTNALVGQKIAITANQPETTRHPIRGIVHRPDGQLIVVDTPGLHRPRTLLGERLNAVVKDTYADVDVIGLTIPADEAIGPGDRWILDNVRSIAPRTPIVGIVTKLDKVSKDQVGAQLVALAELLGPDSEVVPVSAADGTQVDVLADVLTGLLPEGPKFYPDDHITDDDTPTRIAELIREAALSGLKDELPHSVAVEVDEILPDREREGVTDVHAIIYVERPGQKSIIIGHGGQRMGRIIHQARRQIIDLLDTNVYLDLRIKVLRNWQSDPKALGRLGF, from the coding sequence GTGAATTCCACTGATACCCCGCAGGGGTTCCGCTCTGGTTTTGTTAGCTTTGTGGGCCGGCCCAACACCGGCAAGTCCACGCTGACTAACGCCCTGGTGGGGCAGAAGATCGCCATTACGGCCAACCAGCCGGAGACGACCCGCCACCCGATCCGCGGCATCGTGCACCGCCCTGATGGCCAGCTCATCGTCGTGGATACGCCGGGGCTGCACCGCCCGCGCACCCTGCTGGGCGAGCGGCTCAACGCGGTGGTCAAGGATACCTATGCTGACGTGGATGTCATCGGGTTGACCATCCCGGCCGATGAGGCGATCGGGCCGGGCGACCGGTGGATTCTAGACAACGTGCGCTCCATCGCCCCGCGGACGCCCATCGTGGGGATTGTGACCAAGCTGGACAAGGTGAGCAAGGATCAGGTGGGCGCGCAGCTGGTGGCGCTGGCGGAGCTGTTGGGGCCAGATAGTGAGGTTGTGCCGGTCAGCGCGGCGGACGGCACCCAGGTCGATGTGCTGGCGGATGTGCTCACCGGGCTGCTCCCGGAGGGGCCCAAGTTCTACCCGGATGACCACATCACCGATGATGACACGCCCACCCGCATCGCCGAACTCATCCGCGAGGCCGCGCTGTCCGGGCTTAAAGATGAGCTACCGCACTCCGTGGCGGTGGAAGTCGATGAGATCCTGCCGGATCGGGAGCGCGAGGGCGTCACGGACGTGCACGCCATCATCTACGTGGAGCGTCCGGGGCAAAAGAGCATCATCATTGGCCACGGCGGGCAGCGCATGGGTCGGATCATCCACCAGGCCCGCCGGCAGATCATTGACCTGCTGGACACCAATGTCTACCTTGACCTGCGCATCAAGGTGCTGCGCAACTGGCAGTCTGACCCCAAGGCGCTGGGAAGGCTCGGCTTCTAG
- a CDS encoding TPM domain-containing protein gives MRVLASLGAGAAVLLSAPLSTAAPSVQVIAEPPEQTPQSVIDTAGVLTDAQVTQFQQRIADIEQSQHRSMKIIFVRSFDGKSAAAWTSAFMTRNGGNNLAVLAVAVKDRQMGVRTGDQWSGAEQSLHKAAAGPLNKLDFAGAADAFLSEAESTDEISGESVAWLGGGAVAVVAAGGGLWGWARHKRRKDEANLLDDARRIDPTDEQSLAQLPTSALEELARDAIVATDESIRRGSEELDLATSEFGTERTRPFTKALSSAQDTMRKAYVLQDRLYDAIPETEPEKRSMFLEIITSCGRAQQVLNEQSESFTSMRDLLINADSSIDAVTRRTVDLRARLPQATQTLEALKQRYDASVVASIADNPELATASLDEAETHLSAALELKQRPAGQQGGLVEEIRQAERAVEVADSALSAVEHADDNIAAAREQIDALMAEIDQEISEAEDLRSHGTAAGAPANWQELTAVVETARAALESARATHTTDPLGAFTQLTDVDAQLDAQLDTVRDTTAQQDRLLAMYDKQFSAARNNIQAAEDLIASRGQIIGARARTYLSEAKELANRAHQLHDSDLRQAIDAAHQSAQRAQLAAKQAQRDIDEYRRRTMRNNSGGGSGLLTGMMLGSILSSGGGFGGGGGFGGGFGGGGGGFSGGSFGGGGGGGGFSGGSF, from the coding sequence ATGAGGGTCCTCGCCAGCCTCGGCGCTGGTGCCGCGGTGCTTCTTTCTGCGCCGCTGTCTACCGCCGCCCCGAGTGTGCAGGTTATCGCCGAGCCGCCTGAGCAAACCCCGCAAAGCGTCATCGATACCGCCGGGGTGCTCACCGACGCTCAGGTTACGCAGTTTCAGCAGCGCATCGCCGATATTGAACAAAGCCAGCACCGCTCCATGAAGATCATCTTTGTGCGCAGCTTCGACGGCAAGTCCGCCGCGGCGTGGACCAGCGCGTTTATGACCCGCAACGGTGGCAATAACCTCGCGGTGCTCGCCGTGGCGGTCAAGGACCGCCAGATGGGTGTGCGCACCGGCGACCAGTGGTCTGGGGCGGAGCAATCCCTGCACAAGGCCGCTGCGGGCCCGCTGAACAAGCTGGACTTTGCCGGGGCTGCTGACGCGTTTTTGTCTGAAGCAGAGTCCACCGATGAGATCTCCGGCGAGTCCGTCGCCTGGCTCGGCGGCGGCGCCGTGGCCGTGGTGGCCGCCGGCGGCGGACTGTGGGGGTGGGCGCGCCACAAGCGCCGCAAGGATGAGGCCAACCTCCTCGATGACGCCCGGCGCATCGACCCCACCGATGAGCAGTCCCTGGCTCAGCTTCCCACCTCCGCGCTCGAGGAGCTTGCCCGCGACGCCATCGTGGCCACCGACGAGTCCATCCGGCGCGGCTCCGAGGAACTGGACCTGGCCACCAGCGAGTTTGGCACCGAGCGCACCCGGCCGTTTACCAAGGCCCTCTCCTCCGCCCAAGACACCATGCGCAAGGCCTACGTCCTCCAGGACCGGCTCTATGACGCCATCCCGGAAACGGAGCCGGAGAAGCGCTCCATGTTCCTGGAGATCATTACCTCCTGTGGGCGCGCCCAGCAGGTGCTCAATGAGCAGTCTGAGTCCTTTACCTCCATGCGCGACCTGCTAATCAACGCGGACTCCAGCATTGACGCCGTGACTCGCCGCACTGTTGATCTGCGCGCCCGGCTGCCCCAGGCCACGCAGACTCTAGAGGCGCTCAAGCAGCGTTATGACGCCTCCGTGGTGGCCAGCATCGCCGATAACCCCGAGCTGGCCACCGCCAGCCTTGATGAGGCCGAGACCCACCTGTCCGCCGCCCTCGAGCTCAAGCAGCGCCCCGCGGGGCAACAAGGCGGCCTGGTCGAAGAAATCCGTCAGGCCGAACGCGCGGTGGAGGTGGCAGACAGCGCCCTGTCCGCAGTCGAGCACGCCGATGACAACATCGCCGCCGCCCGCGAACAGATCGACGCCCTCATGGCGGAAATCGACCAGGAAATCTCCGAGGCCGAGGACCTGCGCAGCCACGGCACCGCAGCCGGCGCGCCCGCAAACTGGCAAGAACTGACTGCGGTAGTGGAAACCGCGCGCGCTGCCTTAGAGTCCGCCCGGGCGACCCACACCACCGACCCCCTGGGAGCGTTTACCCAGCTCACCGACGTGGACGCGCAACTCGACGCCCAGCTCGACACCGTGCGCGATACCACCGCCCAACAGGACCGCCTGCTGGCGATGTATGACAAGCAGTTCTCCGCCGCCCGCAACAACATCCAGGCAGCCGAAGACCTCATTGCCTCGCGCGGCCAGATCATCGGCGCCCGGGCCCGCACCTACCTGTCCGAGGCCAAAGAGCTGGCCAACCGCGCCCATCAGCTCCATGACTCCGACCTGCGCCAGGCTATCGACGCCGCCCACCAGTCCGCCCAGCGCGCGCAGCTGGCCGCCAAGCAGGCACAGCGCGACATCGACGAATACCGCAGGCGCACCATGCGCAACAACAGCGGCGGCGGCAGTGGGCTGCTCACCGGGATGATGCTGGGCTCCATCCTCAGCTCCGGCGGCGGCTTCGGCGGCGGAGGAGGATTCGGAGGCGGCTTCGGCGGAGGCGGCGGCGGTTTCAGCGGCGGCAGCTTCGGCGGCGGAGGCGGGGGCGGCGGCTTTAGCGGCGGCAGCTTCTAA
- a CDS encoding ribonuclease domain-containing protein: MGSQQHSGGGDGTNTGSTTGTNTSGNTSGGGRGRSSRSVWSALLGVVAVAVAAWFGWDLTGGSGDTTATSAAPSSAHSNDTASSQSTSSKSRGDSPRADASLGATPGGEHAQGTCPLAQLPPQAAQVAKAIVNGGPFAHPNNDGTRFGNYESALPRQGRDYYREYTVDTPGAGHRGARRIVTGGSNPTQPEVWYYTADHYESFCEIPDAP, from the coding sequence ATGGGTTCACAGCAGCACTCCGGCGGGGGCGACGGCACCAATACTGGTAGCACTACCGGCACCAATACCAGCGGCAACACCAGCGGCGGTGGCCGCGGGCGGTCATCGCGTTCGGTGTGGTCGGCTCTCCTTGGCGTGGTGGCGGTGGCGGTGGCCGCCTGGTTCGGCTGGGACCTCACCGGCGGAAGCGGCGACACGACTGCCACCAGCGCCGCGCCCAGTAGCGCGCACAGCAACGACACCGCGTCTTCGCAGTCCACTTCCTCGAAGTCCCGGGGTGACTCACCGCGCGCTGATGCCTCCCTCGGCGCCACACCCGGCGGCGAGCATGCTCAGGGCACCTGCCCGCTGGCGCAACTCCCGCCGCAGGCCGCGCAGGTTGCCAAGGCCATCGTCAACGGCGGCCCGTTTGCGCACCCCAACAATGATGGGACTCGGTTTGGCAATTATGAGTCCGCGCTGCCACGCCAGGGCCGTGACTACTATCGTGAATACACGGTGGATACCCCGGGTGCTGGGCACCGCGGTGCGCGGCGCATTGTCACCGGCGGGTCCAACCCCACGCAGCCGGAAGTGTGGTATTACACCGCGGACCACTACGAGTCTTTTTGCGAAATTCCCGACGCCCCCTAA
- a CDS encoding deoxyguanosinetriphosphate triphosphohydrolase yields the protein MTYPYTAADTQRLVNEPPKQAALSDPRTDHRSAFSRDRARVLHSAALRRLADKTQVVGPRDGDTPRTRLTHSLEVAQIARGIGSGLGLDPDLTELAGLTHDIGHPPYGHNGEVALNEAAADCGGFEGNAQTLRILTRLEPKVLDADGQSVGLNLTRAALDAACKYPRTRTNPDGTHNRKYGCYDEDAALLEWIRRGHEDARPSMEAQAMDWADDIAYCVHDVEDAILSRRVNLTVLWDLVELAHLAQKGAQAFGGDPDELIDAAGRLRQLDVVAHACDFSGSLRDLVALKRLTSELVGRYVGATVEATEHAAHGATVGRTHGDLAVPDGIRAEVTLLKTIAVLYVMDEATHLARQDWQRDRILRVFDYLSAGAPGALDPLFAQWWLAAPTDVERQRVIIDQIASMTESRLERIARSCVDIIDRY from the coding sequence GTGACCTACCCGTACACCGCCGCCGACACCCAACGCCTGGTCAACGAACCCCCCAAACAGGCGGCGCTTTCTGACCCCCGCACCGACCACCGCAGCGCCTTCTCCCGTGACCGCGCCCGCGTGCTGCACTCGGCGGCACTGCGCCGGCTAGCCGATAAAACCCAGGTGGTGGGCCCGCGCGACGGCGACACGCCCCGCACGCGGCTGACCCACTCGCTGGAAGTCGCCCAAATTGCGCGCGGCATCGGCAGCGGACTGGGGCTCGACCCGGACCTGACCGAACTTGCCGGGCTGACCCATGACATCGGGCACCCGCCCTACGGCCACAACGGGGAAGTAGCGCTCAACGAGGCCGCGGCAGACTGCGGCGGCTTTGAAGGCAACGCCCAAACCCTGCGCATCCTCACCCGCCTGGAGCCCAAGGTCCTGGACGCCGACGGGCAGTCAGTAGGCCTCAACCTCACCCGCGCCGCCCTCGACGCGGCCTGCAAATACCCCCGCACCCGCACCAACCCAGACGGCACCCACAACCGCAAATACGGGTGCTATGACGAAGACGCCGCGCTGCTGGAGTGGATTCGCCGCGGGCATGAGGATGCCCGCCCCAGCATGGAAGCCCAGGCCATGGACTGGGCCGATGACATCGCCTACTGCGTCCACGACGTGGAAGATGCCATCCTTTCCCGACGCGTCAACCTCACCGTCCTGTGGGACCTTGTTGAGCTTGCCCACCTGGCACAAAAGGGAGCGCAGGCCTTCGGCGGAGACCCCGATGAGCTTATCGACGCCGCCGGCCGACTGCGGCAGCTCGACGTCGTCGCCCACGCCTGCGACTTCTCCGGCTCCCTGCGCGACCTGGTCGCGCTCAAGCGGCTGACCTCCGAGCTCGTCGGACGCTACGTGGGTGCCACCGTGGAGGCCACCGAACACGCGGCACACGGCGCCACCGTGGGGCGCACCCACGGTGACCTTGCCGTGCCGGACGGCATCCGCGCGGAGGTCACCCTGCTGAAAACCATCGCCGTGCTCTACGTCATGGATGAGGCCACCCACCTGGCCCGCCAGGACTGGCAGCGCGACCGCATCCTGCGTGTCTTTGACTACCTCTCCGCCGGAGCCCCCGGGGCCCTCGACCCGCTGTTTGCCCAATGGTGGCTGGCTGCGCCCACGGATGTGGAGCGCCAGCGCGTCATCATCGACCAGATAGCGTCGATGACGGAGTCGCGCCTAGAGCGCATCGCCCGCAGCTGCGTGGACATTATTGACCGCTACTAG
- a CDS encoding Fur family transcriptional regulator, whose translation MTPVTPDLPKFGARNTKQRAAVIDVLLDLDTFSSAKTIHDELEERGHKVGLTTVYRTLQGLADVEAVDVLTMSSGQTLYRHCITDDHHHHLVCSRCGKTEEIDGGPVEAWARSVADAHGYTLTGHDAEIYGLCPACQGTDRGEDK comes from the coding sequence ATGACACCGGTTACCCCGGATCTTCCTAAGTTTGGCGCTCGCAATACCAAGCAGCGCGCCGCCGTCATTGACGTCCTGCTAGACCTGGACACCTTCTCTTCTGCCAAGACCATCCACGACGAGCTGGAGGAGCGCGGCCACAAGGTTGGCCTGACCACCGTCTATCGCACGCTCCAAGGCCTCGCAGACGTGGAGGCAGTAGACGTATTGACCATGTCTTCCGGGCAGACGCTCTACCGGCACTGCATCACCGATGATCACCATCACCACCTGGTGTGCTCCCGCTGCGGAAAGACCGAAGAAATTGATGGCGGGCCCGTGGAAGCCTGGGCGCGCAGCGTGGCAGACGCCCACGGCTACACCCTGACCGGCCATGACGCAGAGATCTACGGCCTCTGCCCGGCGTGCCAAGGCACGGATCGCGGCGAGGACAAATAG